From Amycolatopsis cihanbeyliensis, a single genomic window includes:
- a CDS encoding ribonuclease J yields the protein MRVVALGGIGEVGRNMTVFEYEGRLLIVDCGVFFPEDDQPGVDLILPDFRAIEDRLEDIEALVLTHGHEDHIGAVPFLLRLRPDLPVYGSRFTLALLAAKCKEHKQRPTLIEVREGERRDLGVFGLEFFAVNHSIPDGLAVAIRTPAGLVLHTGDIKLDQLPLDNRLTDLAGFARLGDEGVDLFCVDSTNAEVPGFVTPERDIGPVLDDVISQVDRRVIVACFASHVHRVQQVLDVAQAHGRRVAFVGRSMVRNMGIAVDLGLLQVPEGLLIDLDQAANLPESKVLFVSTGSQGEPLSALSRMARSEHRQISIRAGDTVVLASSLIPGNETAVFGVVNGLIRLGANVVHQGNAKVHVSGHASAGELLYLYNAVRPSNVMPVHGEWRHLRANGELAVRTGVDPRNVVIAEDGVVVDLIDGQATVTGRVEVGHVYVDGLSVGDVGESTLSDRLVLGEGGFLAINVVVDSSTGRAVSPPTVSGRGFSDDPKALDAVLPLVEMELSRTESEGITDPHRIAQSVRRVVGRWVAETYRRRPMIVPTVIPV from the coding sequence CTGCGCGTGGTCGCGCTGGGCGGGATCGGCGAGGTCGGCCGGAACATGACCGTCTTCGAGTACGAAGGACGGTTGCTGATCGTCGACTGCGGGGTGTTCTTCCCCGAGGACGACCAGCCCGGCGTCGACCTGATCCTGCCCGACTTCCGGGCGATCGAGGACCGCCTGGAGGACATCGAGGCGCTGGTGCTCACGCACGGGCACGAGGACCACATCGGCGCGGTGCCGTTCCTGCTGCGGTTGCGCCCCGACCTGCCGGTCTACGGTTCGCGGTTCACCCTCGCGTTGCTGGCCGCCAAGTGCAAGGAGCACAAGCAGCGGCCCACACTGATCGAGGTGCGCGAGGGGGAACGCCGGGACCTCGGTGTGTTCGGGCTGGAGTTCTTCGCGGTCAACCATTCCATTCCGGACGGGCTCGCGGTGGCCATCCGCACGCCGGCCGGGCTGGTGCTGCACACCGGCGACATCAAGCTGGACCAGTTGCCGCTGGACAACCGCCTCACCGACCTGGCGGGGTTCGCCCGGCTCGGCGACGAGGGCGTCGACCTGTTCTGCGTGGACTCCACCAACGCCGAGGTACCCGGGTTCGTCACGCCCGAGCGCGATATCGGGCCGGTGCTGGACGACGTGATCTCGCAGGTCGACCGGCGGGTGATCGTGGCCTGCTTCGCCAGCCACGTGCACCGGGTGCAGCAGGTGCTGGACGTGGCGCAGGCACACGGCCGCCGGGTGGCCTTCGTCGGCCGGTCCATGGTGCGCAACATGGGGATCGCGGTCGATCTCGGCCTGCTGCAGGTACCGGAAGGTTTGCTGATCGACCTGGACCAGGCGGCGAACCTGCCGGAGAGCAAGGTGCTGTTCGTCTCCACCGGTTCGCAGGGCGAGCCGCTGTCGGCGCTGTCCAGGATGGCGCGCAGCGAGCACCGGCAGATCTCCATCCGGGCCGGGGACACCGTGGTGCTGGCCAGCTCGCTGATCCCGGGCAACGAGACCGCGGTCTTCGGGGTGGTGAACGGGCTGATCCGGCTGGGCGCCAACGTGGTGCACCAGGGCAACGCGAAGGTGCACGTCTCCGGGCACGCCTCCGCCGGTGAGCTGCTCTACCTGTACAACGCGGTACGTCCCAGCAACGTCATGCCGGTGCACGGCGAGTGGCGGCACCTGCGGGCCAACGGTGAGCTCGCGGTCCGCACCGGGGTGGACCCGCGGAACGTGGTGATCGCCGAGGACGGGGTGGTCGTCGATCTGATCGACGGGCAGGCCACGGTCACCGGCCGGGTCGAGGTGGGGCACGTGTACGTGGACGGGCTCTCCGTCGGTGACGTCGGCGAGTCCACCCTGTCCGACCGGCTGGTGCTGGGCGAGGGTGGATTCCTCGCGATCAATGTCGTGGTGGACTCCAGCACCGGGCGGGCGGTGTCGCCGCCGACGGTTTCCGGGCGGGGCTTCTCCGACGACCCCAAGGCGCTGGACGCCGTGCTGCCCCTGGTGGAGATGGAGCTGTCCCGCACCGAGTCCGAGGGAATCACGGATCCGCACCGGATCG
- the dapA gene encoding 4-hydroxy-tetrahydrodipicolinate synthase translates to MVTPPTAAPGRPFGRVLTAMVTPFDAEGGLDLKRAQELAQHLVDLGNDGLVLNGTTGESPTTTNAEKTDLIRAVVEAVGDKATVVAGTGTYNTAHSIELTRAAEKAGAHGALVVTPYYSRPVQAGLHAHFTAVADATELPIMLYDIPPRSVVPIEVDTLRRLAEHPRILAVKDAKGDLLAGSEVIANTHLAYYSGDDGLNLPWLSVGATGIVSVIGHVVAGRIRAMIEAYEDGDTSTARTNHRGMLPVYRAFSRVGGVVFSKTALRMRGYDAGDPRLPLVPATREQVEAIAADLTQAGVPLDDAPTSDYHGSKVAYADSAAAYVAPTTHTSVGTIHP, encoded by the coding sequence ATGGTCACACCACCCACCGCAGCGCCAGGAAGACCGTTCGGTCGCGTGCTCACCGCGATGGTCACGCCGTTCGACGCCGAGGGCGGCCTCGACCTGAAGCGGGCGCAGGAGCTCGCCCAGCACCTGGTGGACCTCGGCAACGACGGGCTCGTGCTGAACGGCACGACCGGGGAAAGCCCGACCACCACCAATGCCGAGAAGACCGACCTGATCCGCGCCGTGGTCGAGGCCGTGGGGGACAAGGCCACGGTGGTCGCGGGCACCGGCACGTACAACACCGCACACAGCATCGAGCTGACCAGGGCCGCGGAGAAGGCGGGCGCGCACGGCGCGCTGGTGGTGACCCCGTACTACTCGCGGCCGGTCCAGGCCGGGCTGCACGCGCATTTCACCGCGGTCGCGGACGCCACCGAGTTACCGATCATGCTCTACGACATCCCGCCCCGCTCGGTGGTGCCGATCGAGGTGGACACCCTGCGTAGGCTTGCCGAGCACCCGCGGATCCTCGCGGTGAAGGACGCCAAGGGTGACCTGCTCGCCGGCAGCGAGGTCATCGCCAACACCCACCTCGCCTACTACTCCGGCGACGACGGGCTGAACCTGCCCTGGCTGTCGGTGGGCGCGACCGGGATCGTCAGCGTGATCGGACACGTTGTCGCGGGACGGATCCGCGCGATGATCGAGGCCTATGAGGACGGTGACACCTCGACGGCCCGTACCAACCACCGGGGTATGCTCCCGGTGTACCGGGCGTTCTCCCGGGTGGGTGGCGTCGTGTTCAGCAAGACGGCGTTGCGGATGCGCGGTTACGACGCGGGCGACCCGCGGCTGCCGCTGGTCCCGGCCACGCGGGAGCAGGTCGAGGCGATCGCCGCCGACCTGACCCAGGCCGGGGTGCCGCTGGACGACGCGCCGACCTCCGACTATCACGGCTCGAAGGTGGCCTACGCCGACTCGGCGGCCGCCTACGTCGCGCCGACCACACACACCAGCGTTGGGACTATTCACCCTTGA
- a CDS encoding serine/threonine-protein kinase, whose protein sequence is MTDDQTQQAHQADRTQPTPGPRSVAGRYVLLGELGRGGMGVVWRAEDQVIGRQVAIKELRLPEGARDAGTFQERVLREVRTGGRLNDPAVVTVYDVVAEGDTTYIVMELVEAPTLSELVRRHGPMSAQQVAVIGEQVLAALQAAHEAGIVHRDVKPGNIMVTAGGRVKLTDFGIAQAVDDPRLTTSGMIVGSPAFMAPERVAGHEALPASDLWSLGATLFFAVEGLVAFERPTTAATLHAIMHEVPYLTHAQGPLASAIMGLLISSPDARLSAQQARGLLSMAGTQSGAPTPPGGQQTALYSGAAPTMVGGHTGPRPAPPDRTRRNLLLAGAAVAAVALLIGGLFLGKWIFEPAPDTDPAMLPTMTYGKGGDLSIDDRSYSCHRGQLRPDFELNRADCDEPHELEIYDRVTALGNNSRSKSTPVDYPPEQDLREFAETHCAMSFHTNTIKSEKRDRINYAALVPAQEEWERVPDSGDPTRQVLCVARAASGGQLNGYVSSNVR, encoded by the coding sequence GTGACCGATGATCAGACCCAGCAGGCACACCAGGCTGACCGGACGCAGCCCACACCGGGCCCGCGTTCGGTCGCGGGGCGTTACGTGTTGCTGGGCGAGCTCGGCCGCGGTGGCATGGGCGTGGTGTGGCGGGCCGAGGACCAGGTGATCGGCAGGCAGGTCGCGATCAAGGAGTTGCGACTCCCGGAGGGTGCGCGGGACGCCGGAACGTTCCAGGAGCGGGTGCTGCGCGAGGTCCGCACCGGCGGCAGGCTGAACGACCCCGCGGTGGTCACCGTGTACGACGTGGTCGCCGAGGGGGACACCACCTACATCGTGATGGAGCTGGTGGAGGCCCCGACACTGTCCGAACTGGTCCGGCGGCACGGACCGATGTCCGCGCAGCAGGTGGCCGTCATCGGCGAGCAGGTGCTGGCGGCCCTGCAGGCCGCGCACGAGGCCGGGATCGTGCACCGCGACGTGAAGCCGGGCAACATCATGGTGACCGCGGGCGGCCGGGTGAAGCTCACCGACTTCGGCATCGCGCAGGCCGTGGACGACCCTCGGCTGACCACCAGCGGGATGATCGTCGGCTCGCCCGCCTTCATGGCACCGGAGCGGGTCGCCGGGCACGAGGCGCTGCCGGCCTCCGACCTGTGGTCATTGGGCGCGACCTTGTTCTTCGCCGTGGAGGGCCTGGTCGCGTTCGAACGGCCGACCACCGCGGCCACCCTGCACGCGATCATGCACGAGGTCCCGTACCTCACCCACGCGCAGGGGCCGCTGGCCTCGGCGATCATGGGGCTGCTGATCTCCAGCCCGGATGCCCGGCTGTCCGCCCAGCAGGCGCGCGGCCTGCTGTCGATGGCGGGCACCCAGTCCGGTGCGCCCACCCCGCCCGGGGGGCAGCAGACGGCGCTGTACTCCGGCGCGGCGCCCACCATGGTCGGCGGGCACACCGGGCCGCGGCCGGCGCCGCCGGACCGGACCAGGCGCAACCTGTTGCTGGCCGGTGCCGCGGTGGCCGCCGTCGCCCTGCTGATCGGCGGCCTCTTCCTGGGTAAATGGATCTTCGAGCCGGCCCCGGACACCGATCCGGCCATGTTGCCGACCATGACCTACGGCAAGGGCGGTGACCTCAGCATCGATGACCGTTCCTACAGCTGCCATCGTGGCCAGTTGCGACCGGACTTCGAGCTGAACAGGGCCGACTGCGACGAGCCGCACGAGCTGGAGATCTACGACCGGGTGACCGCGCTCGGCAACAACTCCCGCAGCAAGAGCACCCCGGTCGACTACCCGCCCGAGCAGGACCTGCGCGAGTTCGCCGAGACGCACTGCGCGATGAGCTTCCACACCAACACGATCAAGTCGGAGAAGCGGGACCGGATCAACTATGCCGCGCTCGTCCCGGCGCAAGAGGAATGGGAACGCGTCCCGGACAGCGGCGACCCGACGCGGCAGGTGCTCTGCGTGGCGCGGGCGGCCTCGGGTGGCCAGCTGAACGGGTACGTGTCCAGCAACGTCCGGTAG
- a CDS encoding ACT domain-containing protein, whose product MRRLAIDIQPGEYAVARLDAGATVPAELLQADGSELVSVTRTPAETSVICPAGSVPEGAEAERGWRVLTVRGPLAFTLTGIIAALSSELAAAGVALFSLSTFDTDHVLVKEPDLDRAAAALRAAGHEVAGD is encoded by the coding sequence ATGCGCAGGCTCGCCATCGACATCCAGCCCGGCGAGTACGCCGTGGCACGGCTGGACGCCGGCGCGACGGTGCCGGCGGAACTGCTGCAAGCCGACGGGAGCGAGCTGGTGTCGGTCACCCGCACCCCGGCGGAGACCTCGGTGATCTGCCCCGCGGGCAGCGTTCCGGAGGGCGCCGAGGCGGAGCGGGGCTGGCGGGTGCTGACCGTGCGCGGTCCGCTCGCGTTCACCCTGACCGGGATCATCGCCGCGCTGTCCAGCGAGTTGGCCGCAGCGGGGGTCGCGCTGTTCAGCCTGTCCACTTTCGACACCGACCACGTGCTGGTGAAGGAACCGGACCTGGACCGGGCCGCGGCCGCGCTGCGGGCCGCCGGGCACGAGGTGGCCGGGGACTGA
- the thyX gene encoding FAD-dependent thymidylate synthase, producing the protein MAETVSPKVQLIAKTEFFPPEDVPWSTDADGGQALAEFAGRACYQSWKKPNPKTATNAGYLDHIIEVGHLSVLEHGSVTFYITGISRSLTHELIRHRHFSYSQLSQRYVPERNAAFVEPEVIAEDPELHEKFVAAAQASVDAYADLLAGLEKKFADAPSATLRRKQARQAARSVLPNATETRIVVTGNYRAWRHFIAMRATEHADVEIRRLAVECLRHLQKAAYNVFADFTISTLPDGTEVASSPKVLEG; encoded by the coding sequence GTGGCAGAGACCGTGTCGCCAAAGGTGCAGTTGATCGCGAAGACCGAGTTCTTCCCACCGGAGGACGTGCCGTGGTCCACCGACGCCGACGGTGGTCAGGCACTCGCCGAGTTCGCCGGCCGGGCCTGCTACCAGTCCTGGAAGAAGCCGAACCCGAAGACCGCGACCAATGCCGGCTATCTGGACCACATCATCGAGGTCGGCCACCTTTCCGTGCTCGAGCACGGCTCGGTGACCTTCTACATCACCGGGATCTCCCGGTCGCTCACCCACGAGCTGATCCGGCACCGGCACTTCTCCTACTCGCAGCTCTCCCAGCGCTACGTGCCCGAGCGCAACGCGGCCTTCGTCGAGCCGGAGGTGATCGCGGAGGATCCGGAGCTGCACGAGAAGTTCGTCGCCGCGGCGCAGGCCAGTGTGGACGCCTACGCCGATCTGCTCGCCGGGCTGGAGAAGAAGTTCGCCGACGCGCCGAGCGCCACCCTGCGCCGCAAGCAGGCCCGCCAGGCCGCCCGCTCGGTGCTGCCGAACGCCACCGAGACCCGCATCGTGGTGACCGGGAACTACCGAGCCTGGCGGCATTTCATCGCCATGCGTGCCACCGAGCACGCCGATGTGGAGATCCGCAGGCTAGCCGTGGAGTGTCTGCGGCACCTGCAGAAGGCCGCGTACAACGTCTTCGCCGACTTCACCATCTCGACCCTGCCGGACGGGACCGAGGTCGCTTCCAGCCCGAAGGTCCTGGAAGGATAA
- a CDS encoding toxin-antitoxin system HicB family antitoxin, producing the protein MDLTPYLSTLREDLATAASAGDEQTRRAATVLAAALEPAARLALMNALADLAAEVTAELPDHVVDVRLDGRDVRVVVTGTGDHQDDTAERETSPPPPPPIDGRDISRITLRLFEQLKGQAEQAASAQGVSLNTFVSQAVQGALQGKGQRQHQHGERHRQGGGNSDSRLHGWVQG; encoded by the coding sequence ATGGATTTGACACCATACCTCAGCACGTTGCGAGAGGACCTCGCCACGGCGGCCTCCGCGGGGGACGAGCAGACCCGGCGGGCCGCGACCGTGCTGGCCGCGGCGCTGGAGCCGGCCGCCCGGCTGGCGCTGATGAACGCGCTCGCCGACCTGGCCGCCGAGGTCACGGCCGAGCTGCCGGATCACGTGGTGGACGTGCGCCTCGACGGGCGCGACGTCCGGGTGGTGGTCACCGGGACCGGTGACCACCAGGACGACACCGCCGAACGGGAGACTTCTCCTCCCCCGCCACCGCCGATCGACGGGCGGGACATCAGCCGAATCACCTTGCGCCTGTTCGAACAGCTCAAGGGCCAGGCCGAGCAGGCGGCGTCCGCGCAGGGCGTCTCGCTGAACACCTTCGTCTCCCAGGCCGTGCAGGGCGCACTCCAGGGCAAGGGTCAGCGGCAGCACCAGCACGGCGAGCGACACCGGCAGGGCGGCGGCAACAGCGACTCCCGCCTGCACGGCTGGGTTCAGGGGTAG
- a CDS encoding DUF4097 family beta strand repeat-containing protein → MTEQRNGTESEELVRNHTFDAEGPLELDVSLTVGRVDIRLGEQDERTGPTESRPALVEVRHDPGAQAPWLSGVSSLLAWVGEQFGQQLGTDLGGSPADAVQQTRVEKVGNRLVVRGPKPLPLRNIPLAVTVHAPAGSALQVRSGAAAVDVTGAAGRVDVSSGSGEVSVERSDGAAIVRSGTGAIRLGPIPSGLHLRTGSGDVEVASLGGTATLATGTGTVWVGTSAGEVQVRSGGGGLSVADASSGSLELVTGSGDIRIGIRPGVLAEVKLSSGSGTVSSELDVTEQPTDRLETLNVRARTGSGNAVLTRATG, encoded by the coding sequence ATGACCGAACAACGCAACGGCACGGAGAGTGAGGAACTGGTCCGCAACCACACCTTCGACGCCGAGGGCCCGCTGGAGCTGGATGTCAGCCTCACCGTGGGCCGGGTGGACATCCGGCTCGGCGAGCAGGACGAGCGGACCGGACCAACCGAGTCACGACCCGCGCTGGTCGAGGTGCGGCACGACCCCGGCGCGCAGGCGCCCTGGTTGAGCGGGGTATCCAGCCTGCTGGCCTGGGTCGGTGAGCAGTTCGGCCAGCAACTCGGCACGGACCTGGGTGGAAGCCCCGCCGATGCGGTGCAGCAGACCAGGGTGGAGAAGGTCGGCAACCGGCTGGTGGTACGCGGGCCGAAACCCCTGCCCCTGCGCAACATCCCGCTCGCGGTGACCGTGCACGCGCCCGCGGGTTCGGCGCTGCAGGTGCGGTCGGGTGCGGCCGCGGTCGACGTCACCGGGGCGGCCGGCCGGGTCGACGTGTCCAGCGGTTCCGGCGAGGTGAGCGTGGAACGGTCGGACGGCGCGGCCATCGTGCGCAGCGGGACCGGCGCGATCCGGCTCGGCCCGATCCCGTCCGGGCTGCACCTGCGTACCGGTAGCGGCGATGTCGAGGTCGCCTCGCTGGGCGGCACGGCCACCCTGGCCACCGGAACCGGAACGGTCTGGGTCGGAACCTCCGCCGGCGAGGTGCAGGTACGCAGCGGCGGTGGCGGCCTGTCGGTTGCGGACGCCTCCTCGGGCTCGCTGGAGCTGGTCACCGGTTCCGGGGATATCCGGATCGGCATCCGCCCCGGGGTGCTCGCCGAGGTCAAGCTGTCCTCCGGCTCCGGCACGGTGTCCAGCGAGCTGGATGTGACCGAGCAACCGACGGATCGGCTCGAAACGCTGAACGTGCGTGCCCGCACCGGCTCGGGCAACGCGGTGCTCACCCGCGCCACCGGGTAA
- a CDS encoding glycoside hydrolase family 18 chitinase, whose protein sequence is MSTKRWRFGTLLMAASLALAGAVTGTAQAATNPTATFTKVSDWGTGFTGQVEIEAGSTALTSWTVELDLPSGTSIGSTWEAQMTRSGDHYTFTNRSYNGNVPAGGSTSFGFNGSGPGEPVDCTVNGNPCDGSSGEPDTQAPSVPAGLGAGETTSSTIPLSWSPAQDNVGVTGYEVFQGDSTTPVGSTASTSFTAGGLQPETTYTFRVRAKDEAGNVSGLSQPVSATTKEFGEPGPGGDRKVGYFTQWGIYDRNYLVKDLDTSGSAEKLTHINYAFGNLDSSGKCFQANQTGQGDAWADYQRRFRADQTVNGQADSYSQPLAGNLNQLKQLKEKHPHLKVNLSLGGWTWSKYFSNAALTEASREAHVSSCLDMWIKGNLPKIGGEPQGGAGAAAGVFDGIDLDWEWPGSEGAEGNVVRPEDKRNFTLLLQEWRDQLDAYGATTGEHYELTAFLPADPDKVTAGYEVDKVFDYLDFATVQGYDLHGAWQSVTNNQSTLRLPANDPGPKPFSIEIAVNAWTSKGAPANRLVLGIPFYSRGWTGVTDADNGLHQQATGPAPGTYEDGIDDYKKIKPLLNQGYQLYRDEQAGHAWLFDGTTFWTFDDPTEIARKTAWINDHGLGGAMIWSMDGDTANGELMTAVHNGIG, encoded by the coding sequence ATGTCCACAAAACGATGGCGTTTTGGCACCCTGCTCATGGCCGCGTCCCTCGCGCTGGCCGGCGCCGTGACCGGGACCGCGCAGGCCGCGACCAACCCCACCGCCACCTTCACCAAGGTGTCCGACTGGGGGACCGGGTTCACCGGGCAGGTCGAGATCGAGGCCGGATCGACCGCGCTGACCTCCTGGACGGTGGAGCTCGACCTGCCGTCCGGTACCAGCATCGGGTCGACCTGGGAAGCGCAGATGACCCGCTCCGGCGACCACTACACCTTCACCAACCGCTCCTACAACGGGAACGTGCCCGCGGGTGGCTCGACCAGCTTCGGTTTCAACGGCTCCGGCCCCGGTGAGCCGGTCGACTGCACGGTCAACGGCAACCCGTGCGACGGCTCCTCCGGCGAACCCGACACCCAGGCGCCGAGCGTGCCCGCCGGGCTCGGCGCGGGGGAGACCACCAGCAGCACCATCCCGCTGAGCTGGAGCCCGGCGCAGGACAACGTGGGCGTGACCGGCTACGAGGTCTTCCAGGGCGACTCCACCACCCCGGTGGGCAGCACCGCGTCCACCTCGTTCACCGCGGGCGGCCTGCAGCCGGAGACGACCTACACCTTCCGGGTGCGAGCCAAGGACGAGGCCGGGAACGTCTCCGGCCTGAGCCAGCCGGTCTCGGCGACCACCAAGGAGTTCGGCGAGCCGGGGCCCGGCGGCGACCGCAAGGTCGGGTACTTCACCCAGTGGGGCATCTACGATCGCAACTACCTGGTGAAGGACCTGGACACCTCCGGCTCCGCGGAGAAGCTGACACACATCAACTACGCGTTCGGCAACCTCGACTCCTCGGGCAAGTGCTTCCAGGCCAACCAGACCGGCCAGGGTGACGCCTGGGCGGACTACCAGCGGCGGTTCCGGGCCGACCAGACCGTCAACGGCCAGGCCGACAGCTACAGCCAGCCGCTGGCGGGCAACCTGAACCAGCTCAAGCAGCTGAAGGAGAAGCACCCGCACCTGAAGGTCAACCTGTCGCTGGGCGGGTGGACCTGGTCGAAGTACTTCTCCAACGCCGCACTGACCGAGGCCTCCCGCGAGGCACACGTGTCCTCCTGCCTGGACATGTGGATCAAGGGCAACCTGCCGAAGATCGGTGGTGAGCCGCAGGGCGGTGCCGGTGCCGCGGCAGGGGTGTTCGACGGTATCGACCTCGACTGGGAGTGGCCCGGTTCGGAAGGTGCCGAGGGCAACGTGGTCCGGCCCGAGGACAAGCGCAACTTCACCCTGCTGTTGCAGGAGTGGCGGGACCAGCTGGACGCCTACGGCGCGACCACCGGCGAGCACTACGAGCTGACCGCGTTCCTTCCGGCCGACCCGGACAAGGTGACCGCGGGCTACGAGGTGGACAAGGTCTTCGACTACCTCGACTTCGCCACGGTCCAGGGTTACGACCTGCACGGGGCCTGGCAGTCGGTGACCAACAACCAGTCGACGCTGCGGCTGCCGGCCAACGACCCCGGCCCGAAGCCGTTCAGCATCGAGATCGCGGTGAACGCCTGGACCAGCAAGGGTGCCCCGGCCAACCGGCTGGTGCTCGGCATCCCGTTCTACAGCCGCGGCTGGACCGGGGTGACCGACGCCGACAACGGCCTGCACCAGCAGGCTACCGGGCCGGCGCCGGGAACCTACGAGGACGGGATCGACGACTACAAGAAGATCAAACCGTTGCTCAACCAGGGATATCAGCTGTATCGCGACGAGCAGGCCGGGCACGCATGGCTGTTCGACGGCACCACCTTCTGGACCTTCGACGACCCGACCGAGATCGCCCGCAAGACGGCGTGGATCAACGATCACGGTCTGGGCGGGGCGATGATCTGGTCGATGGACGGCGATACCGCCAACGGTGAGCTGATGACCGCCGTGCACAACGGCATCGGCTGA
- a CDS encoding winged helix-turn-helix domain-containing protein, translated as MRTVSTAVARRIALAAQGFTDPRPEGEPTRRHLRRVLSRVQLFQLDSVNVAVRAHYAPLFARLGSYDPALVDDAAWSHSARRPRLLVEYWAHEASLVPVEDWPLLQSGAKRRGWWKGYQRIIDNSPSLVDDVVAVVKELGPVGAGTIERQLTGGSTRKQGAWWDRSEVKKVCEWLFAMGQLTTGTRRSFQRCYDLPERVLPPEVLARQVDPEQAARELTDRAARALGIATEPDLRDYYRLGPDVSQRAVAELVEQGSVEPVTVRGWRAQAYRHASAKAPRSVPGRALLCPFDPLIWERSRTERLFGFHYRIEIYVPEPKRAYGYYVFPFLLDGELVGRVDLKADRARGVLRVPGAFAEPGADHGRVVAELAGELRAMAEWLELDGVAVGERGALAGPLRSVLRRG; from the coding sequence ATGCGAACGGTGAGTACGGCGGTCGCCAGGCGGATCGCGCTGGCGGCCCAGGGTTTCACGGACCCACGGCCGGAAGGTGAGCCCACCCGGCGGCACCTGCGGCGCGTGCTGTCCAGGGTGCAGTTGTTCCAACTGGACTCGGTCAACGTCGCGGTGCGTGCGCACTACGCGCCGCTGTTCGCCCGGCTGGGGTCCTACGATCCCGCGCTGGTGGACGATGCCGCCTGGTCGCATTCCGCCCGCAGGCCGCGGCTGCTGGTGGAGTACTGGGCGCATGAGGCCAGCCTGGTGCCGGTCGAGGACTGGCCGCTGCTGCAGTCCGGCGCCAAGCGGCGCGGCTGGTGGAAGGGCTACCAGCGGATCATCGACAACTCACCGTCCCTTGTGGACGATGTGGTGGCCGTGGTGAAGGAACTCGGCCCGGTGGGGGCCGGCACGATCGAGCGGCAGCTCACCGGCGGCTCCACCCGCAAGCAGGGCGCCTGGTGGGATCGCTCAGAGGTGAAGAAGGTCTGCGAGTGGCTGTTCGCGATGGGGCAGCTCACCACCGGCACCAGACGGAGTTTCCAGCGCTGCTACGACCTGCCCGAACGTGTGCTGCCCCCGGAGGTCCTGGCCAGGCAGGTCGATCCCGAGCAGGCCGCGCGGGAGCTGACCGATCGGGCGGCGCGGGCGCTGGGCATCGCCACCGAACCGGACCTGCGGGACTACTACCGGCTCGGGCCGGACGTCAGTCAGCGGGCCGTGGCCGAGCTGGTGGAACAGGGCAGCGTGGAACCGGTCACCGTGCGCGGCTGGCGGGCGCAGGCCTACCGGCACGCCTCGGCCAAGGCTCCCCGCTCCGTTCCCGGGCGAGCCCTGCTCTGCCCGTTCGACCCGCTGATCTGGGAACGTTCGCGGACCGAGCGGCTGTTCGGCTTCCACTACCGGATCGAGATCTACGTGCCGGAGCCGAAGCGGGCCTACGGCTACTACGTGTTCCCTTTCCTGCTGGACGGCGAGCTGGTCGGCCGGGTCGACCTGAAGGCAGACCGGGCCCGGGGCGTGCTGCGAGTGCCGGGCGCCTTCGCCGAACCCGGAGCCGACCACGGCCGCGTCGTCGCGGAGCTCGCGGGCGAGCTCCGGGCGATGGCGGAGTGGCTCGAGCTGGACGGGGTCGCGGTCGGGGAGCGTGGTGCCCTGGCCGGTCCGCTGCGCTCGGTCCTGCGGCGCGGGTAG